A portion of the Oncorhynchus clarkii lewisi isolate Uvic-CL-2024 chromosome 27, UVic_Ocla_1.0, whole genome shotgun sequence genome contains these proteins:
- the LOC139385570 gene encoding pregnancy zone protein-like encodes MVIINVKLLSGFVLDKSSLRPLKNDPTVKRVDLEEGHVIIYLDGLIQKETKTYSLAIEEVVPVRNLKPAVVKVYDYYQTSKNSI; translated from the exons ATGGTGATCATCAATGTCAAGCTTCTCTCTGGCTTCGTCCTGGACAAGTCCTCCCTCAGGCCT TTGAAAAATGACCCCACTGTCAAACGAGTTGACCTGGAGGAAGGACATGTCATCATCTACCTAGATGGG CTTATTCAGAAGGAAACTAAGACGTACAGCCTGGCCATAGAGGAGGTTGTGCCTGTGAGGAATCTGAAACCAGCTGTGGTGAAAGTGTATGACTACTACCAGACAAGTAAGAATTCCATTTAA